The Centroberyx gerrardi isolate f3 chromosome 19, fCenGer3.hap1.cur.20231027, whole genome shotgun sequence genome has a segment encoding these proteins:
- the LOC139908296 gene encoding sodium/hydrogen exchanger 3 isoform X2 — protein MAAVWQFVLFLFVLLMVLSGPSLASEDSHGTEASTGGSTGTGTDYGTGTSTDSSTDHGTGTDSGTDHGTGTDSGTDHGTGSGHETGGGAGHGGETDHGEHGHGAPITTLPIVSWKWDHVTTPYLVALWVLVSWLCKLIIEANHHVTSVIPESALLICFGFILGGIIWGADKMQTFTLTPTVFFFYLLPQIILDAGYFMPNKLFFSNMGAILTYAVIGTCWNAATVGLSLWGCHMGGAMGELDIGLLQYLLFGSLIAAVDPVAVIAVFEEVHVNEVLFIMVFGESLLNDGVTVVLFNVFDAFVSLGGPQIDAVEIIKGIISFFVVAFGGSLMGFVFGLLISMLTRCTKNIQIIEPGFIFVLGYLSYLTAEMLSLSAILSIVFCGMCCQKYINANMDEKSVTTVRYALKVFANGSETIIFVFLGISAIDRGLWVWNTGFILLTLLFIFVYRFIGVFLLTWILNKFRLVPLEVIDQVIMSYGGLRGAVAYGLAMMLDENKIKEKNLMVCTTLIVVYFTVILQGITMKPLVTWLKVKRAEVTELTLIEKVQNKVFDHMLVAIEDISGQIGHNYMRDKWNNFEEKWMSWLLMKPSARKNRDYLFNVFHQLNLKDAMSYVSEGERRGSLEFIRNETAIVDFKKKFGEDFSEVMPDIMGDMSNDHVPVSSIIRDNVPSVSFEMHEQDMKSMRESEDINTHHLLQQHLYKGRKQHRHRYSRSHFEVNKDENEVQEIFQRTMRSRLESFKSAKMGVAPPKTITKHPKKDQQQKMPNGKSMDRSKSHPFGDEDFEFSEGDSASGGEASGGSFPMRVTYIAGAGIENPAFMPEIDPMTPMQIPPWLAEAEADGGPVAPSQRAQVRLPWTPSNLRRLAPLRLSTRSTDSFLLADTPAAQERPDGPPPPPPPQQPPPPQRDNTHM, from the exons ATGGCAGCTGTGTGGCAATTTGTACTTTTTCTATTTGTGCTGCTGATGGTCTTAAGTGGGCCGAGCCTGGCCAGTGAGGACAGCCATGGGACTGAGGCCAGCACAGGAGGCAGCACTGGGACAGGCACTGACTATGGGACTGGGACAA GCACCGATTCTAGCACTGACCATGGGACAGGCACCGATTCTGGCACTGACCATGGGACAGGCACCGATTCTGGCACTGACCATGGGACAGGCTCGGGCCACGAAACAGGCGGAGGAGCTGGTCATGGCGGCGAGACAGATCACGGAGAGCATGGACACGGGGCGCCCATCACCACCCTGCCCATAGTGAGCTGGAAGTGGGACCACGTCACCACGCCGTACCTGGTGGCCCTGTGGGTGCTGGTCAGTTGGCTCTGCAAACTCA TCATCGAGGCCAACCACCATGTGACCAGCGTGATCCCGGAGAGCGCCCTGCTCATCTGCTTCGGGTTCATCCTGGGTGGGATAATCTGGGGGGCGGACAAGATGCAGACCTTCACTCTGACGCCGaccgtcttcttcttctacctgCTGCCCCAAATCATCCTGGACGCCGGCTACTTCATGCCAAACAAGCTCTTCTTCAGCAACATGGGGGCCATCCTGACCTACGCCGTCATCGGGACGTGCTGGAACGCCGCCACAGTGGGGCTGTCGCTGTGGGGCTGTCATATGGGAGGAGCCATGG GCGAGCTGGACATCGGCCTGCTGCAGTACCTGCTCTTCGGCAGTCTGATCGCTGCTGTGGATCCTGTGGCTGTGATCGCCGTGTTCGAGGAGGTCCACGTCAACGAGGTCCTCTTCATCATGGTGTTCGGAGAGTCGCTCCTCAACGACGGCGTAACAGTG GTACTCTTCAATGTGTTCGATGCGTTTGTGTCCCTGGGAGGACCCCAAATCGATGCTGTGGAGATCATCAAAGGAATAA ttTCCTTCTTTGTGGTGGCGTTCGGCGGCTCCCTCATGGGCTTTGTGTTCGGCTTGCTGATCTCAATGCTGACCAGATGCACTAAGAACATCCAGATCATCGAGCCGGGCTTCATCTTTGTCCTGGGATACCTCTCCTACCTGACCGCCGAGATGCTCTCCCTGTCTGCCATCCTGTC GATTGTCTTCTGTGGCATGTGCTGCCAAAAGTACATCAATGCAAACATGGACGAGAAGTCCGTCACCACCGTCAGATACGCCTTGAAGGTTTTCGCTAATGGATCAGAAACCATCATCTTTGTCTTCCTTGGCATCTCGGCCATCGATAGGGGATTGTGGGTGTGGAACACGGGCTTCATCCTCCTCACACTCCTCTTCATCTTCGTCTATAGGTTCATCG GTGTCTTTTTACTGACCTGGATCCTGAACAAGTTCCGGCTGGTGCCCTTGGAGGTTATTGACCAGGTGATtatgagctacggtggcctgcgAGGGGCCGTTGCGTACGGCCTGGCTATGATGCTCGACGAGAACAAGATCAAGGAGAAGAATTTGATGGTCTGCACGACACTCATTGTGGTGTACTTCACTGTCATCCTTCAG GGAATAACAATGAAGCCTCTGGTAACCTGGCTGAAAGTAAAGAGAGCTGAAGTGACCGAGCTCACACTTATAGAAAAAGTACAGAATAAG GTGTTTGACCACATGCTTGTTGCCATAGAAGACATATCTGGACAAATAGGACACAACTACATGAGGGACAA GTGGAATAACTTTGAGGAGAAGTGGATGTCCTGGCTTTTGATGAAACCATCGGCGAGGAAGAATCGCGACTACCTCTTCAATGTCTTCCACCAGCTGAACCTCAAGGATGCAATGAGCTACGTGTCTGAG GGCGAACGCAGAGGCTCTCTGGAATTCATCCGTAATGAAACCGCCATCGTCGACTTCAAGAAGAAGTTCGGTGAGGATTTCTCGGAGGTCATGCCTGACATCATGGGAGACATGTCCAACGATCACGTGCCGGTTTCCTCTATCAT AAGAGACAATGTGCCGTCGGTGAGCTTTGAAATGCACGAGCAGGACATGAAGAGTATGAGGGAATCGGAGGACATCAACACTCACCACCTGCTGCAGCAACATCTGTACAAGGGCAGGAAACAG CACAGGCACAGGTACAGCAGGAGCCATTTCGAAGTCAACAAAGATGAGAACGAGGTGCAGGAGATCTTCCAGAGGACCATGAGGAGTCGTCTGGAGTCCTTCAAGTCTGCCAAGATGGGCGTCGCTCCACCCAAGACGATCACCAAGCACCCAAAGAAAGACCAGCAGCAGAAG ATGCCAAATGGAAAATCAATGGACAGAAGTAAAAGCCACCCCTTTGGCGATGAAG ATTTTGAGTTCTCGGAGGGAGACAGCGCCTCCGGTGGCGAGGCGTCCGGTGGTTCGTTCCCCATGAGGGTCACGTACATAGCAGGAG CTGGCATCGAGAACCCAGCCTTCATGCCGGAGATCGACCCCATGACCCCGATGCAGATCCCTCCCTGGctggcggaggcggaggcggacGGCGGCCCGGTGGCTCCGTCCCAGCGGGCGCAGGTGAGGCTGCCCTGGACGCCCAGCAACCTGCGCCGCCTGGCCCCGCTCCGCCTCAGCACCCGCTCCACTGACTCCTTCCTGCTGGCCGACACCCCCGCCGCGCAGGAGAGACCTGAcgggccgccgccgccgccgccgccacagCAGCCCCCGCCGCCTCAGAGAGATAACACCCACATGTAG
- the LOC139908296 gene encoding sodium/hydrogen exchanger 3 isoform X3, translating into MRGRRRTHLCLLGLSVLLACLVSGVKGVKGEAVLQSSHPEPEASGSNPNHTGHGNGSSITGISIVTFKWHHVETPYLVALWVLVAGVAKMVIEANHHVTSVIPESALLICFGFILGGIIWGADKMQTFTLTPTVFFFYLLPQIILDAGYFMPNKLFFSNMGAILTYAVIGTCWNAATVGLSLWGCHMGGAMGELDIGLLQYLLFGSLIAAVDPVAVIAVFEEVHVNEVLFIMVFGESLLNDGVTVVLFNVFDAFVSLGGPQIDAVEIIKGIISFFVVAFGGSLMGFVFGLLISMLTRCTKNIQIIEPGFIFVLGYLSYLTAEMLSLSAILSIVFCGMCCQKYINANMDEKSVTTVRYALKVFANGSETIIFVFLGISAIDRGLWVWNTGFILLTLLFIFVYRFIGVFLLTWILNKFRLVPLEVIDQVIMSYGGLRGAVAYGLAMMLDENKIKEKNLMVCTTLIVVYFTVILQGITMKPLVTWLKVKRAEVTELTLIEKVQNKVFDHMLVAIEDISGQIGHNYMRDKWNNFEEKWMSWLLMKPSARKNRDYLFNVFHQLNLKDAMSYVSEGERRGSLEFIRNETAIVDFKKKFGEDFSEVMPDIMGDMSNDHVPVSSIIRDNVPSVSFEMHEQDMKSMRESEDINTHHLLQQHLYKGRKQHRHRYSRSHFEVNKDENEVQEIFQRTMRSRLESFKSAKMGVAPPKTITKHPKKDQQQKMPNGKSMDRSKSHPFGDEDFEFSEGDSASGGEASGGSFPMRVTYIAGAGIENPAFMPEIDPMTPMQIPPWLAEAEADGGPVAPSQRAQVRLPWTPSNLRRLAPLRLSTRSTDSFLLADTPAAQERPDGPPPPPPPQQPPPPQRDNTHM; encoded by the exons ATGCGAGGCCGCAGACGCACGCACCTCTGTCTGTTGGGGTTGTCGGTGTTGCTGGCTTGCCTGGTCTCGGGGGTCAAGGGGGTGAAGGGTGAGGCGGTGCTTCAAAGTTCACATCCGGAGCCTGAGGCGTCGGGATCGAACCCCAACCACACCGGACACGGCAATGGCTCCAGCATCACAGGGATATCGATTGTGACATTCAAGTGGCACCATGTGGAGACCCCTTACCTAGTTGCATTATGGGTGTTGGTGGCCGGTGTGGCTAAAATGG TCATCGAGGCCAACCACCATGTGACCAGCGTGATCCCGGAGAGCGCCCTGCTCATCTGCTTCGGGTTCATCCTGGGTGGGATAATCTGGGGGGCGGACAAGATGCAGACCTTCACTCTGACGCCGaccgtcttcttcttctacctgCTGCCCCAAATCATCCTGGACGCCGGCTACTTCATGCCAAACAAGCTCTTCTTCAGCAACATGGGGGCCATCCTGACCTACGCCGTCATCGGGACGTGCTGGAACGCCGCCACAGTGGGGCTGTCGCTGTGGGGCTGTCATATGGGAGGAGCCATGG GCGAGCTGGACATCGGCCTGCTGCAGTACCTGCTCTTCGGCAGTCTGATCGCTGCTGTGGATCCTGTGGCTGTGATCGCCGTGTTCGAGGAGGTCCACGTCAACGAGGTCCTCTTCATCATGGTGTTCGGAGAGTCGCTCCTCAACGACGGCGTAACAGTG GTACTCTTCAATGTGTTCGATGCGTTTGTGTCCCTGGGAGGACCCCAAATCGATGCTGTGGAGATCATCAAAGGAATAA ttTCCTTCTTTGTGGTGGCGTTCGGCGGCTCCCTCATGGGCTTTGTGTTCGGCTTGCTGATCTCAATGCTGACCAGATGCACTAAGAACATCCAGATCATCGAGCCGGGCTTCATCTTTGTCCTGGGATACCTCTCCTACCTGACCGCCGAGATGCTCTCCCTGTCTGCCATCCTGTC GATTGTCTTCTGTGGCATGTGCTGCCAAAAGTACATCAATGCAAACATGGACGAGAAGTCCGTCACCACCGTCAGATACGCCTTGAAGGTTTTCGCTAATGGATCAGAAACCATCATCTTTGTCTTCCTTGGCATCTCGGCCATCGATAGGGGATTGTGGGTGTGGAACACGGGCTTCATCCTCCTCACACTCCTCTTCATCTTCGTCTATAGGTTCATCG GTGTCTTTTTACTGACCTGGATCCTGAACAAGTTCCGGCTGGTGCCCTTGGAGGTTATTGACCAGGTGATtatgagctacggtggcctgcgAGGGGCCGTTGCGTACGGCCTGGCTATGATGCTCGACGAGAACAAGATCAAGGAGAAGAATTTGATGGTCTGCACGACACTCATTGTGGTGTACTTCACTGTCATCCTTCAG GGAATAACAATGAAGCCTCTGGTAACCTGGCTGAAAGTAAAGAGAGCTGAAGTGACCGAGCTCACACTTATAGAAAAAGTACAGAATAAG GTGTTTGACCACATGCTTGTTGCCATAGAAGACATATCTGGACAAATAGGACACAACTACATGAGGGACAA GTGGAATAACTTTGAGGAGAAGTGGATGTCCTGGCTTTTGATGAAACCATCGGCGAGGAAGAATCGCGACTACCTCTTCAATGTCTTCCACCAGCTGAACCTCAAGGATGCAATGAGCTACGTGTCTGAG GGCGAACGCAGAGGCTCTCTGGAATTCATCCGTAATGAAACCGCCATCGTCGACTTCAAGAAGAAGTTCGGTGAGGATTTCTCGGAGGTCATGCCTGACATCATGGGAGACATGTCCAACGATCACGTGCCGGTTTCCTCTATCAT AAGAGACAATGTGCCGTCGGTGAGCTTTGAAATGCACGAGCAGGACATGAAGAGTATGAGGGAATCGGAGGACATCAACACTCACCACCTGCTGCAGCAACATCTGTACAAGGGCAGGAAACAG CACAGGCACAGGTACAGCAGGAGCCATTTCGAAGTCAACAAAGATGAGAACGAGGTGCAGGAGATCTTCCAGAGGACCATGAGGAGTCGTCTGGAGTCCTTCAAGTCTGCCAAGATGGGCGTCGCTCCACCCAAGACGATCACCAAGCACCCAAAGAAAGACCAGCAGCAGAAG ATGCCAAATGGAAAATCAATGGACAGAAGTAAAAGCCACCCCTTTGGCGATGAAG ATTTTGAGTTCTCGGAGGGAGACAGCGCCTCCGGTGGCGAGGCGTCCGGTGGTTCGTTCCCCATGAGGGTCACGTACATAGCAGGAG CTGGCATCGAGAACCCAGCCTTCATGCCGGAGATCGACCCCATGACCCCGATGCAGATCCCTCCCTGGctggcggaggcggaggcggacGGCGGCCCGGTGGCTCCGTCCCAGCGGGCGCAGGTGAGGCTGCCCTGGACGCCCAGCAACCTGCGCCGCCTGGCCCCGCTCCGCCTCAGCACCCGCTCCACTGACTCCTTCCTGCTGGCCGACACCCCCGCCGCGCAGGAGAGACCTGAcgggccgccgccgccgccgccgccacagCAGCCCCCGCCGCCTCAGAGAGATAACACCCACATGTAG
- the olah gene encoding S-acyl fatty acid synthase thioesterase, medium chain, producing MDKVISCFSKRPDAAARLICFPWAGGGSIHYARWGNVLNSSTEVYAVKLPGRESRAKEPFFQSMQQIVDEVIGVLLPELKEKPFALFGHSFGAMTSFAVAETLKRVHNLEPVHIFLSGASAPYSETRINAPKRSDLSDEDFLKWLIAIGGTPPELLANPEVLKLFLPALKADLHIVENYRYNKPDSPLLSCPITCFDGKQDVPHDLQAWKDISSGDFTVRMLDGSHFYLKESENEKMILDYITKQIETSEMDYL from the exons ATGGATAAGGTGATCAGCTGTTTCAGCAAGAGGCCGGATGCTGCGGCCAGGCTGATATGCTTCCCCTGGGCAGGAGGAGGCTCCATACACTACGCACGCTGGGGAAACGTCCTCAACAGCTCCACTGAAG TGTACGCCGTTAAACTTCCAGGCAGGGAAAGTCGAGCCAAAGAGCCGTTCTTTCAGAGCATGCAGCAGATAGTGGATGAGGTTATCGGTGTGTTGCTACCAGAGCTGAAAGAGAAGCCGTTCGCCCTCTTTGGCCACAG TTTTGGTGCCATGACGAGCTTCGCTGTAGCAGAAACTCTGAAGAGAGTCCACAACCTGGAGCCGGTCCACATCTTCCTGTCTGGTGCctctgcaccttat TCAGAAACACGCATCAACGCCCCAAAGAGAAGCGACCTATCAGATGAGGATTTTCTCAAGTGGTTGATTGCGATTGGAGGAACTCCTCCTGAGCTGCTGGCCAACCCCGAGGTCCTGAAGCTCTTCCTCCCCGCCCTGAAGGCTGACCTGCACATCGTGGAGAACTACAG GTATAACAAGCCAGACAGCCCGCTCCTCTCCTGTCCAATCACATGCTTCGACGGAAAGCAGGACGTTCCTCATGACTTACAAG CTTGGAAAGACATTTCATCCGGAGATTTCACGGTCAGAATGCTGGATGGATCTCATTTTTACTTGAAAgaatctgaaaatgaaaaaatgatatTGGACTACATCACAAAGCAAATAGAAACATCAGAAATGGACTACTTATAG
- the LOC139908296 gene encoding sodium/hydrogen exchanger 3 isoform X1: protein MAAVWQFVLFLFVLLMVLSGPSLASEDSHGTEASTGGSTGTGTDYGTGTSTDSSIDHGTRTDSSTDHGTGTDSITDHGTGTDSSTDHGTGTDSGTDHGTGTDSGTDHGTGSGHETGGGAGHGGETDHGEHGHGAPITTLPIVSWKWDHVTTPYLVALWVLVSWLCKLIIEANHHVTSVIPESALLICFGFILGGIIWGADKMQTFTLTPTVFFFYLLPQIILDAGYFMPNKLFFSNMGAILTYAVIGTCWNAATVGLSLWGCHMGGAMGELDIGLLQYLLFGSLIAAVDPVAVIAVFEEVHVNEVLFIMVFGESLLNDGVTVVLFNVFDAFVSLGGPQIDAVEIIKGIISFFVVAFGGSLMGFVFGLLISMLTRCTKNIQIIEPGFIFVLGYLSYLTAEMLSLSAILSIVFCGMCCQKYINANMDEKSVTTVRYALKVFANGSETIIFVFLGISAIDRGLWVWNTGFILLTLLFIFVYRFIGVFLLTWILNKFRLVPLEVIDQVIMSYGGLRGAVAYGLAMMLDENKIKEKNLMVCTTLIVVYFTVILQGITMKPLVTWLKVKRAEVTELTLIEKVQNKVFDHMLVAIEDISGQIGHNYMRDKWNNFEEKWMSWLLMKPSARKNRDYLFNVFHQLNLKDAMSYVSEGERRGSLEFIRNETAIVDFKKKFGEDFSEVMPDIMGDMSNDHVPVSSIIRDNVPSVSFEMHEQDMKSMRESEDINTHHLLQQHLYKGRKQHRHRYSRSHFEVNKDENEVQEIFQRTMRSRLESFKSAKMGVAPPKTITKHPKKDQQQKMPNGKSMDRSKSHPFGDEDFEFSEGDSASGGEASGGSFPMRVTYIAGAGIENPAFMPEIDPMTPMQIPPWLAEAEADGGPVAPSQRAQVRLPWTPSNLRRLAPLRLSTRSTDSFLLADTPAAQERPDGPPPPPPPQQPPPPQRDNTHM, encoded by the exons ATGGCAGCTGTGTGGCAATTTGTACTTTTTCTATTTGTGCTGCTGATGGTCTTAAGTGGGCCGAGCCTGGCCAGTGAGGACAGCCATGGGACTGAGGCCAGCACAGGAGGCAGCACTGGGACAGGCACTGACTATGGGACTGGGACAAGCACCGATTCTAGCATTGACCATGGTACACGCACCGATTCTAGCACTGACCATGGGACAGGCACCGATTCTATCACTGACCATGGGACAGGCACCGATTCTAGCACTGACCATGGGACAGGCACCGATTCTGGCACTGACCATGGGACAGGCACCGATTCTGGCACTGACCATGGGACAGGCTCGGGCCACGAAACAGGCGGAGGAGCTGGTCATGGCGGCGAGACAGATCACGGAGAGCATGGACACGGGGCGCCCATCACCACCCTGCCCATAGTGAGCTGGAAGTGGGACCACGTCACCACGCCGTACCTGGTGGCCCTGTGGGTGCTGGTCAGTTGGCTCTGCAAACTCA TCATCGAGGCCAACCACCATGTGACCAGCGTGATCCCGGAGAGCGCCCTGCTCATCTGCTTCGGGTTCATCCTGGGTGGGATAATCTGGGGGGCGGACAAGATGCAGACCTTCACTCTGACGCCGaccgtcttcttcttctacctgCTGCCCCAAATCATCCTGGACGCCGGCTACTTCATGCCAAACAAGCTCTTCTTCAGCAACATGGGGGCCATCCTGACCTACGCCGTCATCGGGACGTGCTGGAACGCCGCCACAGTGGGGCTGTCGCTGTGGGGCTGTCATATGGGAGGAGCCATGG GCGAGCTGGACATCGGCCTGCTGCAGTACCTGCTCTTCGGCAGTCTGATCGCTGCTGTGGATCCTGTGGCTGTGATCGCCGTGTTCGAGGAGGTCCACGTCAACGAGGTCCTCTTCATCATGGTGTTCGGAGAGTCGCTCCTCAACGACGGCGTAACAGTG GTACTCTTCAATGTGTTCGATGCGTTTGTGTCCCTGGGAGGACCCCAAATCGATGCTGTGGAGATCATCAAAGGAATAA ttTCCTTCTTTGTGGTGGCGTTCGGCGGCTCCCTCATGGGCTTTGTGTTCGGCTTGCTGATCTCAATGCTGACCAGATGCACTAAGAACATCCAGATCATCGAGCCGGGCTTCATCTTTGTCCTGGGATACCTCTCCTACCTGACCGCCGAGATGCTCTCCCTGTCTGCCATCCTGTC GATTGTCTTCTGTGGCATGTGCTGCCAAAAGTACATCAATGCAAACATGGACGAGAAGTCCGTCACCACCGTCAGATACGCCTTGAAGGTTTTCGCTAATGGATCAGAAACCATCATCTTTGTCTTCCTTGGCATCTCGGCCATCGATAGGGGATTGTGGGTGTGGAACACGGGCTTCATCCTCCTCACACTCCTCTTCATCTTCGTCTATAGGTTCATCG GTGTCTTTTTACTGACCTGGATCCTGAACAAGTTCCGGCTGGTGCCCTTGGAGGTTATTGACCAGGTGATtatgagctacggtggcctgcgAGGGGCCGTTGCGTACGGCCTGGCTATGATGCTCGACGAGAACAAGATCAAGGAGAAGAATTTGATGGTCTGCACGACACTCATTGTGGTGTACTTCACTGTCATCCTTCAG GGAATAACAATGAAGCCTCTGGTAACCTGGCTGAAAGTAAAGAGAGCTGAAGTGACCGAGCTCACACTTATAGAAAAAGTACAGAATAAG GTGTTTGACCACATGCTTGTTGCCATAGAAGACATATCTGGACAAATAGGACACAACTACATGAGGGACAA GTGGAATAACTTTGAGGAGAAGTGGATGTCCTGGCTTTTGATGAAACCATCGGCGAGGAAGAATCGCGACTACCTCTTCAATGTCTTCCACCAGCTGAACCTCAAGGATGCAATGAGCTACGTGTCTGAG GGCGAACGCAGAGGCTCTCTGGAATTCATCCGTAATGAAACCGCCATCGTCGACTTCAAGAAGAAGTTCGGTGAGGATTTCTCGGAGGTCATGCCTGACATCATGGGAGACATGTCCAACGATCACGTGCCGGTTTCCTCTATCAT AAGAGACAATGTGCCGTCGGTGAGCTTTGAAATGCACGAGCAGGACATGAAGAGTATGAGGGAATCGGAGGACATCAACACTCACCACCTGCTGCAGCAACATCTGTACAAGGGCAGGAAACAG CACAGGCACAGGTACAGCAGGAGCCATTTCGAAGTCAACAAAGATGAGAACGAGGTGCAGGAGATCTTCCAGAGGACCATGAGGAGTCGTCTGGAGTCCTTCAAGTCTGCCAAGATGGGCGTCGCTCCACCCAAGACGATCACCAAGCACCCAAAGAAAGACCAGCAGCAGAAG ATGCCAAATGGAAAATCAATGGACAGAAGTAAAAGCCACCCCTTTGGCGATGAAG ATTTTGAGTTCTCGGAGGGAGACAGCGCCTCCGGTGGCGAGGCGTCCGGTGGTTCGTTCCCCATGAGGGTCACGTACATAGCAGGAG CTGGCATCGAGAACCCAGCCTTCATGCCGGAGATCGACCCCATGACCCCGATGCAGATCCCTCCCTGGctggcggaggcggaggcggacGGCGGCCCGGTGGCTCCGTCCCAGCGGGCGCAGGTGAGGCTGCCCTGGACGCCCAGCAACCTGCGCCGCCTGGCCCCGCTCCGCCTCAGCACCCGCTCCACTGACTCCTTCCTGCTGGCCGACACCCCCGCCGCGCAGGAGAGACCTGAcgggccgccgccgccgccgccgccacagCAGCCCCCGCCGCCTCAGAGAGATAACACCCACATGTAG